In one Hoplias malabaricus isolate fHopMal1 chromosome X1, fHopMal1.hap1, whole genome shotgun sequence genomic region, the following are encoded:
- the LOC136675911 gene encoding 5-methylcytosine rRNA methyltransferase NSUN4-like, whose protein sequence is MSVKLSPRFVFNQTKNTTFFLQRRNRVKTKWAGTRPKLPSTALALQHFDAVYGPQLGDLWPSVRIGLLCEKKYGALINNFASNADLISAFHSQGCRDFISSRHSHQTPLEGPPPEPELLHQTPAPLSSRIQCFVFPRGDISRFKPARPDSERLLTYYLLDAASVLPVLALDVQPGQSVLDLCAGPGGKTLALLQTQAVRFLWANDLSGSRTARLRRTLQSYVPKELLTEDRVLITSLDGRQWTDNYKHEFDKVLVDVPCTTDRHSVMEEDNNIFKRSRTKERQMLPSLQTELLLAGIKATRPGGDVLYSTCSLSQLQNQCVVDRAVSEAQQMDITVKVQDLSGFVQLFSDTFHFAPRPPVGELVLPHLCENFGPIYMCKLTRMN, encoded by the exons ATGTCTGTGAAGCTCAGCCCGAGGTTTGTTTTCAATCAAACGAAAAACACGACGTTTTTCCTCCAGCGGCGGAATCGTGTTAAGACCAAATGG GCCGGCACCAGACCGAAACTGCCCTCTACTGCCCTGGCACTGCAGCACTTTGACGCCGTATACGGCCCCCAGCTTGGCGACCTGTGGCCTTCTGTTCGAATCGGACTGCTCTGTGAGAAAAAATATGGAGCTTTAATCAACAACTTTGCCTCCAACGCTGACCTCATATCAGCCTTTCATTCCCAAGGCTGCAGAGACTTCATCAGCTCCAGACACAGCCACCAAACCCCTTTGGAGGGTCCACCACCAGAACCCGAGCTCCTCCATCAAACCCCGGCTCCGCTCAGCTCCAGGATCCAGTGTTTCGTTTTTCCCAGAGGAGATATCTCTCGATTTAAACCCGCACG TCCAGACAGTGAGAGATTACTGACCTATTACCTGCTGGACGCAGCGTCTGTGCTTCCTGTCCTGGCCCTCGATGTTCAGCCGGGTCAGTCAGTTCTGGATCTGTGTGCTGGACCAGGAGGGAAAACCCTCGCTCTCCTGCAGACCCAAGCAGTCA GGTTCCTCTGGGCGAACGACCTGTCAGGGTCTCGGACAGCTCGACTCCGCCGGACGCTCCAAAGCTACGTCCCCAAAGAACTGCTGACCGAGGACAGAGTCCTCATCACGTCTTTAGATGGACGTCAGTGGACGGATAACTACAAACACGAGTTTGATAAG gttctgGTGGATGTCCCCTGTACAACAGACAGACACTCAGTAATGGAGGAGGACAATAACATATTTAAGAGGTCCAGGACTAAAGAGAGACAGATGCTGCCCTCGCTGCAGACGGAGCTCCTGCT aGCAGGGATAAAAGCCACTCGTCCAGGAGGTGATGTCCTGTACTCGACCTGCTCTCTGTCTCAGCTGCAGAATCAGTGTGTTGTGGACCGGGCCGTCAGCGAGGCTCAGCAGATGGACATCACGGTTAAAGTCCAGGACCTCAGCGGCTTCGTCCAGCTTTTCTCCGACACGTTCCACTTCGCTCCTCGGCCTCCGGTGGGGGAGCTGGTGTTACCGCACTTGTGCGAAAACTTTGGACCCATCTATATGTGTAAATTAACAAGAATGAACTAG